One stretch of Candidatus Krumholzibacteriia bacterium DNA includes these proteins:
- the rdgB gene encoding RdgB/HAM1 family non-canonical purine NTP pyrophosphatase, with the protein MSRVIVLATRNPDKARELQWLFAELPVSKVVAADHLGDDVPDVDETGTTLEENALLKARALAEFSGELCIADDTGLEVDALDGRPGVYAARYAGPDANYADNCDKLVAELQGVPEAERTASFRTVMALVDPRGEEGTFERTVDGVLEGRILEAPRGDDGFGYDPLFLVPELGRTLAEVPLEEKNRISHRARASQAMVELLRGYLEAVPE; encoded by the coding sequence ATGAGCCGCGTGATCGTCCTGGCCACCCGCAATCCCGACAAGGCCCGCGAGCTCCAGTGGCTGTTCGCCGAGCTGCCCGTGTCGAAGGTCGTCGCCGCCGACCACCTGGGCGACGACGTCCCCGACGTCGACGAGACCGGAACGACGCTCGAAGAGAACGCCCTGTTGAAGGCGCGAGCACTCGCGGAATTCAGCGGCGAGCTGTGCATCGCCGACGACACCGGCCTCGAGGTCGACGCCCTCGACGGGCGCCCCGGTGTGTACGCCGCCCGCTACGCGGGCCCCGACGCCAACTACGCCGACAACTGCGACAAGCTCGTCGCCGAGCTGCAGGGCGTGCCCGAGGCCGAGCGCACCGCGAGCTTCCGCACCGTGATGGCGCTGGTCGATCCGCGCGGCGAGGAAGGCACGTTCGAACGCACCGTCGACGGCGTGCTCGAAGGACGCATCCTCGAGGCCCCGCGCGGTGACGACGGCTTCGGCTACGACCCGTTGTTCCTCGTCCCCGAACTCGGCCGCACTCTGGCCGAGGTACCGCTCGAGGAGAAGAACCGGATCAGCCATCGTGCGCGTGCGTCGCAGGCGATGGTGGAGTTGCTGCGGGGGTACCTGGAGGCGGTGCCGGAGTAG